GATGCCCACAAGCTTGAAGAAAAATTCTGGAAGGCCCTCGAGAGCGACCGCACGCTCATGCTGGGGCTGGACGGCATGGAAGACGGCCACGCCCGTCCCATGACCGCGCAGGCCGAGAACCGCCGCGCGCCGCTGTGGTTCTTCACATCCAGCCACAACGCGCTGGTGCGCCAGCTCGGCGACGGTGGCGGCCGCGCGATCGCCGGCTTCGCCTCCAAGGGCCATGACCTGTTCGCCAGCATCCGCGGCACGCTGCGCGTCGACACCGACCGCGCCGTGGTCGATCGCCTCTGGAATCCCTTCGTCGCCGCCTGGTATGAAGGCAAGGACGACCCCGAGCTGCGCCTCCTGCGCCTGGACGCCGAGGACGCGGAAGTCTGGATCGACGCCTCCAGCATGCTGGCCGGCGTCAAGATGATGCTCGGCGTCGATCCCAAGAAGGACTACAAGGACAAGGTCGGCGAGATCGACCTGCGCTGAGCCGGCGCCGCGATGCCGGTCGGCGACCTGGTGGTCTCCACGCCGGAGGGGCTGTACTGCCCCGCCGGCGGGTTCCATATCGATCCGTCGCGCCCGGTGCCGCGCGCGGTGATCACGCATGGCCATGGCGATCATGCGCGCAGCGGCATGGGCACCTACCACGTGGCCGAGCAGGGCCTGCCGATCCTGCGCTGGCGGCTGGGTGACCAGGATTACCGCGTGCACGCACTGGGCGAGCGCGTGCGCATCGGCAACGCGCTGGTGTCGTTCCATCCCGCCGGCCACGTGCTCGGCTCCACCCAGGTGCGCATCGAAGTCGATGGCGAAACCTGGGTCGCTTCGGGCGACTACAAGCGCGACCAGGATCCGACCTGCCTGCCGTTCGAAGTGGTGCCGTGCGATGTGTTCATCACCGAGGCGACGTTCGGGCTGCCGATCTATCGCTGGACGCCGGCCGCCGACGTCGCCGCCGACATCGTCGCCTGGCGCGACGAGTGCGCGGCCAACGGCGAGGCCGCGATCCTGTACTGCTACGCACTCGGCAAGGCGCAGCGCGTGCTGGCCGAACTCGCCGCGCACACCGATCGCCCGGCCTTCGTGCACGGCGCGATCGATGCGGGCGTGCAGGTCTACCGCGAGGCCGGCGTGGCCATGCTCGACACCCGGCGCGTGGCCGACGAGGCGCGCGGCACGGCGTTCGCCGGCGAGCTGGTGCTGGCACCGCCGTCGGCAGCGGGCAGCCCGTGGATCCGACGCTTCAAGCGCGCGCAGCAGGGCTTCGCGTCGGGCTGGATGCGCATCCGCGGCAACCGCCGGCGGCGCAACTACGACCGCGGCTTCGTGGTATCCGACCACGCCGACTGGCCGGCACTGCTGCGCACCGCGCACGAGACCGGCGCGCGCCGGGTGATCGCCACCCACGGCGACACCGACGCGCTGGTGCGCGTGCTCAACGACCGCGGCATCCACACCGGCGTGTTCGCCACGGGCTACGGCGAGGACGACTGATGCGCCGCTTCGCCGCGCTCTACGAGCGGCTCGACCGCAGCACCGGCACCGGTGACAAGCGCCGCGCGCTGGCGGACTACTTCCGCGATGCGCCGCCGCGCGATGCCGCATGGGCGATCTGGCTGCTGGCCGGCGGCAAGATCGGCGGCGCGCGCGCGAAGATCGCCGCCACCGGCGAGCTGCGCGCGTGGATCGGCGAGGAGAGCGGAACGCCCGACTGGCTGGTCGAGGACTGCCACCACCAGGTCGGCGACCTGGCGGAAACGCTGGCGCTGCTGCTGGACGATCCGCCGGCGGGCGCGCAGGGCGGCGGCGACATCGCCCTGGCCGACTGGATCGAGCTGCGCCTCGCACCGATCGCCAACGACACACCGGAGGCGCGGCGCGAGGTGGTTGTGGATGCCTGGCGCAGCCTGTGTTTCGGCGAGCGCCTGGTGTTCAACAAGCTGCTCACCGGCGCGCTGCGCGTGGGCGTGTCGCAGGGGCTGGTGCAGCAGGCGCTGGCGGAGTTTTCCGGCGTCGACATCGCGCTCATCGCGCAGCGCATGCTCGGGCGCTGGGCGCCGTCGGCGGCGTTCCTCGAAGGCCTGCTGTCGCCGGACGCGCAGCCCGGTGATGCCGCGCTGCCGTATCCGTTTTTCCTCGCGTCGCCGCTGGAGGCCGAGGCCGGGTCGCTTGGCGTCATCGACGACTGGCTGCTGGAGTGGAAGTGGGACGGCATCCGCCTGCAGCTGATCCGCCGCGCCAGTGGGGTCGCGCTGTGGTCGCGCGGCGAGGAGCGCATGGACGGGCGCTTTCCCGAGATCGAGGCCGCGGCCGCCGCGCTGGGCCGCGACTGCGTGATCGACGGCGAACTGCTCGCCTGGCAGCCCGGCGGTGCCGAGCCGATGCCGTTCAGTGCGCTGCAGACCCGCATCCAGCGGCTCAAGCCGGGGCCGAAGTCGCTGGCCGCCGCGCCCGCGCGGGTGCTGGCGTACGACCTGCTGGAGCTGGAGGGCGAGGACCTGCGCGGGCGGCCGCTGGCGGAGCGTCGCGGGCTGCTCGCCGGGGTGCTGGCCGACGCCGATCCGGCGCGCCTCGCGCTGTCACCGCGCGTCGTGGCTGACGACTGGACGCATGCCGCCACGCTGCGCGGGGAAGCGCGCGACCGCGGCGTCGAAGGCCTGATGCTCAAGCGCGCCGATTCGCCCTACCGCCATGGCCGCAAGCGCGGCGACTGGTGGAAGTGGAAGATCGATCCGCTCGCCATCGACGCGGTGCTGATCTACGCCCAGTCCGGCCACGGCCGGCGCAGCACGCTGTTCACGGACTACACCTTCGGCCTGTGGGACGGCGACGCGCTGGTGCCGGTGGCCAAGGCGTACTCGGGCCTCGACGACGCCGAGATCCTGCGCCTCGACCGCTGGATCCGCGCGCACACGCTGGAGCGCTTCGGGCCGGTGCGCTCGGTGGAGGCGATGCACGTGTTCGAACTCGGCTTCGAGGGGGTGAACCGCTCGGCGCGGCACAAGTCGGGCATCGCGGTGCGCTTCCCGCGCATCCTGCGCTGGCGCGAGGACAAGCTGGCGCGCGAGGCCGACACCCTGGACAGCCTGCGGGCGCTGGCGCGATGACGGCGGACGCAGCGCGTTCGCCGCCGATGCGCGCGAAGACGCCTGCACGCAGCCGCGCCGACGCGCCGCTGTCGGCGTGGTTCGCCGCGCAGGGCTGGCGGCCGGCGGCGTTCCAGCGCGAGGCCTGGCGGCGTTACCTCGCCGGGGAATCCGGCCTGCTGGTCACGCCCACCGGCAGCGGCAAGACGCTGGCCGCGCTCGGCGGGCCGCTGCTCGAAGCGCTGCGCCTCGGCGACACCACCGCACCGAAGCGCGCGCGCCCCGGCGTGCCGGCCACGCCGCGCCTGCGCGTGCTGTGGATCACCCCGCTGCGCGCGCTGGCGGTGGACACGGTGCGCGCCGTGCGCGAACCGATCGCCGCGCTCGGCGTGCCGTGGACGGTGGCCATGCGCACCGGCGACGCCAGCGCGCGCGACAGGCGCCTGGCGCGCCAGGGCCTCGCCGACGTGCTGGTCACCACGCCGGAATCGTTCGCGCTCGCCCTGTCGTATCCCGATGCCGGCGCGCTGCTGGCCGGCGTGCGCGCGGTGGTGGTGGACGAGTGGCACGAACTGCTCGGCAACAAGCGCGGCGTGCTGCTGCAGCTGTGCCTGGCGCGGCTGCGCGCGCTGGCGCCCGCGGCGCGCACCTGGGGGCTGTCGGCCACGCTCGGCAACCTCGACGAAGCGCGCGACGTGCTGCTGCCGCATGCGCCGGGCGCCGCGATCCTGTCCGCGCCCAGGCCGAGGAAGATGACGCTGGAAACCCTGTTGCCGGCCGAGGGCGAGCGCTTCCCCTGGGCCGGCCACCTCGGCCTGTCGCAGCTGCAGCGCGTCGCCGCGGTGCTGCAGCGCGCGCGCAGCAGCCTGCTGTTCACCAACACGCGCTCGCAGGCCGAGCTCTGGCACCGCGCGCTGCAGGCGGTGTGGCTGGACGACCCGGCCACGCTCGCGCTGCACCACGGCTCGCTCGACGCCTCGCTGCGCGCCGCCGCCGAGGCCGGCCTGCGCGACGGCAGCGTGCGCTGCGTGGTGGCTACCTCCAGCCTCGACCTCGGCGTCGACTTCCCGGCCGTGGACCAGGTGCTGCAGGTCGGCAGCCCCAAGGGCATGGCGCGCCTGCTGCAGCGCGGCGGCCGCGCGCGGCACCGGCCGGGCGAGGCCGGGCACGTGGTGTGCGTGCCCACGCATGCGCTGGAGCTCGCCGAATATGCCGCCGCACGCGATGCGCTCGCCGGCGGCCGCATCGAAGCGCGCCCACCGCCACGGCTGTCGCTCGACGTGCTGGCGCAGCACTGCGTCACCCTGGCGCTGGGCGGCGGCTTCGATGCAGACGCGTTGCTGGCGGAAGTGCGTGGCACGCATGCATTCGCCGACCTGCCGGACGTGGCCTGGCAGGCGGTGCTCGATTTCGTCGTGCGCGGCGGCGGTGCGCTCGAGCACTACCCCGACTACCGCCGCGTGCTGCGCGACGCTGACGGCAGCTACCGCGTGCACGACCGCCGCGTCGCGTTCCGCCACCGCCTGTCCATCGGCACCATCACCAGCGATGGCAGCGTGCAGGTGCGCTACATGAAAGGCGGGCACCTGGGCGTGGTGGAAGAGGCGTTCGTGTCGCGCCTGCGGCCGCGCGACCGCTTCCAGTTCGCCGGCCGCACGCTGGAACTGGTGCAGCTGAAGGACATGACCGCCTACGTGCGCCTGGCCACGCGCAACGACGGCATGGTGCCGCGCTGGCAGGGTGGGCGCATGCCGCTGTCCAGCGAACTGGCCGCCGAGGTGGAAGCGACCCTGGCGCAGCCACCGGCGAGTCCGGAGATGCGCGCGTTGTCGCCGCTGCTGGCACTGCAGACACGTCTCTCTGCGCTGCCCACGCCCGACACGCTGCTGGTGGAAGCGGTGAAGACGCGGCAGGGCTGGCACCTGTTCGTGTTTCCGTTCGCCGGCCGCGCGGTGCACGAGGGCCTGGCGCCGCTGCTGGCGCTGCGCTGGTCACGCGAGGCACCCAACACCTTCGCCTGGGCGATGAACGACTACGGCCTGGTGCTGAGCGCGCAGGCCGAAGCCTGGCCGGACGCTGCGCTGCTCGCGCGCATGCTCTCGCCCGATGGCCTGCTCGAGGACCTGCACGCCAGCCTCAACATCGCCGAGCTGGCCCGCCGCCAGTTCCGCGACATCGCCCGCGTCGCCGGCCTGCTGCCGCCGTCACTGCCGGGCCGCGCGATCCGCTCGCTGCGCCAGCTGCAGGCGTCCAGCGGCCTGCTGTTCGACGTGCTGCGCCGCCACGACCCGGGCCACATGCTGCTGGCGCAGGCCGAACGCGAAGTGCTGGAGGCGCAGCTCGACGTGCGCCGCCTCGGCGACACCCTGCGCCGCTGTCGCGACCGCACGCTCGACCTGCGCACCCCGCGCAGCCTGACGCCGCTGGCGTTCCCGCTGTGGGCGGACGCCATGCGCGGCCAGCTCAGCAGCGAGGACTGGCGCACGCGCGTGCAGCGCGCCGCGGCACAGCTCGAGAAGCGCCATGCCCGACGTGCTTGAACTCGTCATCGCCGGCGAGCCGATGCGGCTGTACGCGGACCGCGCGCTGTACTGGCCGGCGCGCAGCCGCCTGCTGATCGCCGACCTGCACCTCGGCAAGGGCGACATCCTGCGCGCGGCCGGCATCGCCGTGCCCAGCGGCGGCACCGCGCACGACCTCGCGCGCATCGACGCGCTGCTGCAGCGCTCGGAGGCGCGCGAGCTGTGGATCCTCGGCGATTTCCTGCATGGGCGGCACCAGCCGCAGGTCGACGCCGCCTGGCGCGCGTTGCTTGCCGCGCACCCCGGCTGCGTGGCCGCGGTGGTGGCCGGCAACCACGACCGATCGCTGCTGGCAGATTCCGTGGGCGTGGTGCGCCTGCCCGACGACGTGCGCGATGGCCCGTTCCGGTTCCGCCACCATCCGCTCGACGTCCCCGGGCCCGCGGCCGGACATGTGCTGTGCGGGCACGTGCATCCCGTGGCGCGCCTGCCGGGTCTGCCGGGGCGCCATCCCGCGCTCGCGCTCGACGCGCACCAGTCGGTGCTGCCGGCGTTTTCCGCGTTCACCGGCGGCCAGCGGCTGGACGACGCGCGCCACTGGGTGGCATGCGCCGGTGGCGTGCTTGCCGTGAATGCGCCTTGACCCGCGCACCACGGCGCATCGCGTAGCGTCGCGCGTCACCACAGCGGAGCCACCACGCCATGACCGAACGTACGCAGCATCCCTGGACCGGCCTCGCAGGCTGGGCCGCCGTGACCTTCGCCACCGCGGCCATCGGCGGCGCGGCGTCGGTGCGCTCCGACGATTTCTACGCCCAGCTGGCGACGCCCACCTGGGCGCCACCGGCCTCGGTATTCGGCCCGGTGTGGACGCTGCTGTACATCCTGATGGCGCTGGCGGCGTGGATGGTCTGGCGGCGCGCGGGCTGGCAGGGCGCGCGCGTCGCGTTGACGCTGTACCTGGTGCAGCTGGTGCTCAACGCGTTGTGGACGTGGTGCTTCTTCGCCTGGCGCATGGGCGGGCTGGCGTTCGCCGACATCGTGCTGTTGTGGCTGGTGATCGCGGCCACCACCTGGCTGTTCTGGCGCGTGCGGCCGCTTGCCGGCATGTTGATGCTGCCGTATCTCGCATGGGTCACGTTCGCTGCGTTCCTCAACCATGCCGCGTGGCGCATGAATCCGCAGCTGCTCGGTTGATGCGTCAGGCGTCGCGCGGCAGTACCGTCAACACACGCGCGATGAACTGGTGGAATTCCTCCAGGTAGTCGCCCAGGAACTTCGCCGTGGATGCATCGGCGATCTCGCCGGCGTCGTTGATCATCCCGTCCTTGAACTGGATGTAGGCCTCCGGCGAGTTCATCTGCGGCGAGTTGAGAAAGCCGAGGATGCTGCGCAGGTGCTGCTGGCCCACGGCCGTGCCGATCGCACCTGGCGAGGTGCCGATCACGCCTGACGGAATGTTGGCGAAGGAGTTGGTGCCCCACGGGCGGCTGGCCCAGTCGATGGCGTTCTTGAGGCCGCCGGGAATGGAGCGGTTGTACTCCGGCGTCACGATCAGGATCGCGTCCGAGCTCTTGATCGCCTGCTTGAACTTGCGGCCGGCTTCAGGATAGTCGGCGTCATAGTCGTAGCTGTAGATCGGCAGGTCCCGGTAGGAGATCTCCGCGAACTTGAGCTGGGACGGGGCCAGCTTGAACAGCGCATTGGCGAACTTACGGTTGATCGAGTCCTTGGCGATGCTGCCGATCAGGTATCCCACGTTGTAGGTCTTCATCGTCTGCTCCGGGCAG
This Luteimonas sp. MC1572 DNA region includes the following protein-coding sequences:
- a CDS encoding pyridoxamine 5'-phosphate oxidase family protein, giving the protein MTDAHKLEEKFWKALESDRTLMLGLDGMEDGHARPMTAQAENRRAPLWFFTSSHNALVRQLGDGGGRAIAGFASKGHDLFASIRGTLRVDTDRAVVDRLWNPFVAAWYEGKDDPELRLLRLDAEDAEVWIDASSMLAGVKMMLGVDPKKDYKDKVGEIDLR
- a CDS encoding ligase-associated DNA damage response DEXH box helicase translates to MRAKTPARSRADAPLSAWFAAQGWRPAAFQREAWRRYLAGESGLLVTPTGSGKTLAALGGPLLEALRLGDTTAPKRARPGVPATPRLRVLWITPLRALAVDTVRAVREPIAALGVPWTVAMRTGDASARDRRLARQGLADVLVTTPESFALALSYPDAGALLAGVRAVVVDEWHELLGNKRGVLLQLCLARLRALAPAARTWGLSATLGNLDEARDVLLPHAPGAAILSAPRPRKMTLETLLPAEGERFPWAGHLGLSQLQRVAAVLQRARSSLLFTNTRSQAELWHRALQAVWLDDPATLALHHGSLDASLRAAAEAGLRDGSVRCVVATSSLDLGVDFPAVDQVLQVGSPKGMARLLQRGGRARHRPGEAGHVVCVPTHALELAEYAAARDALAGGRIEARPPPRLSLDVLAQHCVTLALGGGFDADALLAEVRGTHAFADLPDVAWQAVLDFVVRGGGALEHYPDYRRVLRDADGSYRVHDRRVAFRHRLSIGTITSDGSVQVRYMKGGHLGVVEEAFVSRLRPRDRFQFAGRTLELVQLKDMTAYVRLATRNDGMVPRWQGGRMPLSSELAAEVEATLAQPPASPEMRALSPLLALQTRLSALPTPDTLLVEAVKTRQGWHLFVFPFAGRAVHEGLAPLLALRWSREAPNTFAWAMNDYGLVLSAQAEAWPDAALLARMLSPDGLLEDLHASLNIAELARRQFRDIARVAGLLPPSLPGRAIRSLRQLQASSGLLFDVLRRHDPGHMLLAQAEREVLEAQLDVRRLGDTLRRCRDRTLDLRTPRSLTPLAFPLWADAMRGQLSSEDWRTRVQRAAAQLEKRHARRA
- a CDS encoding NADPH-dependent FMN reductase translates to MKTYNVGYLIGSIAKDSINRKFANALFKLAPSQLKFAEISYRDLPIYSYDYDADYPEAGRKFKQAIKSSDAILIVTPEYNRSIPGGLKNAIDWASRPWGTNSFANIPSGVIGTSPGAIGTAVGQQHLRSILGFLNSPQMNSPEAYIQFKDGMINDAGEIADASTAKFLGDYLEEFHQFIARVLTVLPRDA
- a CDS encoding TspO/MBR family protein, whose amino-acid sequence is MTERTQHPWTGLAGWAAVTFATAAIGGAASVRSDDFYAQLATPTWAPPASVFGPVWTLLYILMALAAWMVWRRAGWQGARVALTLYLVQLVLNALWTWCFFAWRMGGLAFADIVLLWLVIAATTWLFWRVRPLAGMLMLPYLAWVTFAAFLNHAAWRMNPQLLG
- a CDS encoding ATP-dependent DNA ligase, producing the protein MRRFAALYERLDRSTGTGDKRRALADYFRDAPPRDAAWAIWLLAGGKIGGARAKIAATGELRAWIGEESGTPDWLVEDCHHQVGDLAETLALLLDDPPAGAQGGGDIALADWIELRLAPIANDTPEARREVVVDAWRSLCFGERLVFNKLLTGALRVGVSQGLVQQALAEFSGVDIALIAQRMLGRWAPSAAFLEGLLSPDAQPGDAALPYPFFLASPLEAEAGSLGVIDDWLLEWKWDGIRLQLIRRASGVALWSRGEERMDGRFPEIEAAAAALGRDCVIDGELLAWQPGGAEPMPFSALQTRIQRLKPGPKSLAAAPARVLAYDLLELEGEDLRGRPLAERRGLLAGVLADADPARLALSPRVVADDWTHAATLRGEARDRGVEGLMLKRADSPYRHGRKRGDWWKWKIDPLAIDAVLIYAQSGHGRRSTLFTDYTFGLWDGDALVPVAKAYSGLDDAEILRLDRWIRAHTLERFGPVRSVEAMHVFELGFEGVNRSARHKSGIAVRFPRILRWREDKLAREADTLDSLRALAR
- the pdeM gene encoding ligase-associated DNA damage response endonuclease PdeM, with translation MPDVLELVIAGEPMRLYADRALYWPARSRLLIADLHLGKGDILRAAGIAVPSGGTAHDLARIDALLQRSEARELWILGDFLHGRHQPQVDAAWRALLAAHPGCVAAVVAGNHDRSLLADSVGVVRLPDDVRDGPFRFRHHPLDVPGPAAGHVLCGHVHPVARLPGLPGRHPALALDAHQSVLPAFSAFTGGQRLDDARHWVACAGGVLAVNAP
- a CDS encoding ligase-associated DNA damage response exonuclease, whose amino-acid sequence is MPVGDLVVSTPEGLYCPAGGFHIDPSRPVPRAVITHGHGDHARSGMGTYHVAEQGLPILRWRLGDQDYRVHALGERVRIGNALVSFHPAGHVLGSTQVRIEVDGETWVASGDYKRDQDPTCLPFEVVPCDVFITEATFGLPIYRWTPAADVAADIVAWRDECAANGEAAILYCYALGKAQRVLAELAAHTDRPAFVHGAIDAGVQVYREAGVAMLDTRRVADEARGTAFAGELVLAPPSAAGSPWIRRFKRAQQGFASGWMRIRGNRRRRNYDRGFVVSDHADWPALLRTAHETGARRVIATHGDTDALVRVLNDRGIHTGVFATGYGEDD